Proteins from a genomic interval of Papaver somniferum cultivar HN1 chromosome 4, ASM357369v1, whole genome shotgun sequence:
- the LOC113274176 gene encoding uncharacterized protein LOC113274176: MENCRVLLIWMVVIAALGLGVESKINYASYANSEFEDSPLQITSDGMIYCYPCYGINSKRNHLEGAVVQVTCQAGGGKQFVSYGKTGIHGNYSVRIESFNDAKYGGAVCKAKLHAAPKGSACNVSADLNGGKNGALLQVKAKDNHVVALQAKPFAYASKISIYECSQNVSTTSYPYSSPFPPSPVPSPYLHKSSHPSAYHESVYPNNKSLAKQFYLTNTYYAAPPPPAQTNSSREVIEKNCTKVGNVAECNTTTTTTTYNKTQTNSRSIDTPPPSMDTPPSVPSGVEKNTQSLFLPVLVLWLVIIRH; encoded by the exons ATGGAGAACTGCAGAGTTCTACTAATATGGATGGTAGTGATTGCTGCATTAGGATTAGGTGTAGAATCTAAGATCAATTATGCATCATATGCAAACTCAGAATTTGAAG ATTCACCTCTTCAAATTACATCTGATGGAATGATTTACTGTTACCCATGCTATGGAATCAATTCGAAAAGGAATCATCTTGAAG GTGCTGTTGTACAAGTCACCTGTCAAGCAGGAGGAGGCAAACAATTTGTTAGCTATGGAAAGACAGGAATTCATGGTAATTACAGTGTCAGAATTGAAAGTTTCAACGATGCCAAATATGGAGGAGCGGTTTGCAAGGCCAAGCTTCATGCAGCACCAAAGGGTTCAGCCTGCAACGTTTCTGCTGATCTGAATGGTGGAAAGAATGGTGCGCTGCTTCAAGTCAAGGCCAAGGACAACCATGTGGTTGCTCTCCAAGCTAAACCGTTTGCATATGCTTCAAAAATTTCAATCTATGAATGCTCACAGAACGTTTCAACAACCAGTTATCCATATTCTTCTCCTTTCCCACCATCTCCAGTACCTTCTCCTTACTTGCATAAGTCATCCCATCCCTCAGCATACCATGAATCAGTATACCCCAACAACAAGTCTTTGGCAAAACAATTCTACCTTACAAACACCTACTATGCAGCACCCCCACCtccagcccagacaaattcatccagGGAGGTGATAGAAAAGAACTGTACAAAAGTTGGAAATGTAGCAGAGTGCAACACTACTACTACCACCACTACATACAACAAAACCCAGACCAACTCAAGGTCCATTGATACTCCCCCTCCCTCTATGGATACTCCTCCTTCGGTACCTTCTGGTGTGGAGAAGAATACTCAGTCTTTATTCTTACCTGTGTTGGTTCTCTGGCTTGTTATTATTAGGCATTAG